Genomic window (Terriglobales bacterium):
GTTCACCGCTATTCGTCCCATAAGTGTCGCGGGCCAGCAGTAAGAAACTCGCGACCAGTGCGGGCGCGATGAAGAAGACCATGAAGCCCGCTTGCCAAACCACGGTCGAGACTCCCGCCCATTCGCCCACCCAGGCAAAGAGTCGCCACAGAAGGGGAACGGTCAGCGTCCCGGAAAGCCCCACGCCCATGCACACCATCGCGACCAGCCACATTCGTTCCCGCGTCTCCCGCAGCCGACTGGCGTGGAAGTGCACCCGCACCTGCGTGGCTCGCACCAGGCGGGAATCAGCGGCCAGGGGCAGCGAGCGCAAAGTACGAACCACGCCGTCGACTGCCTCCGCGTAATGACGGCATGCTTCGCACTCCTCGAGGTGGGCCCGCAGCCAGGCCTGCTGCCCATCCAGGAGATCTTCACCCAGGGCAATCAGCTCCCGTGCTTCATCGTGTTCGTTCCGCATCATGCCTCCGTCCCCTTCAGGCGCGACAACAGCATGTTCAGCGCGCGATACAGTCGCGACTTCACCGTGCCGAGTGGCGCCCCGGTGATCGTGGCAATCTCTTCCAACGCTAATTCTTCCTGAAAGCGCAACACCACGGCCTCGCGGTACTCCGCGGGGATGCTGACCAATGCCGCGCTGATGCGCTCACTCTGCTGGAGCTGCGCCACCCGTTCCCATGCCGAAGGACGCGTATCCGCCGGTTCGAAGGCTGCGTGCCCCCCGTCCTCCACTAGCCCATCCAGGCTGATCGGGCTTTTCTTCCTCAAATAATCGATCGTCAGATTTCTCGCCACCGCATAGAGCCAGGTGCTGAATTCGCGCTTGCCGTCGTACTGATGCCCGCGTTCCAGCACCCGAATCCACGTCTCCTGAAAGAGATCCTCCGCGAGCTCACGACTTCCTGACAGGCAGACCAAATAGCGAAGGAGCCGATGCTGATACTGCTCGATCAGACGGTCCAGTAAGTCCGGATCACGCCGACGCAGACCACGAGCGATTGCGCTGGCCTCGGATTCCATCGCATTCACGAAGCAATAAGTTACGGCATTCATGCTGCCCAGATATACGGGCGAGGAACGGGAAAAGATGCAGCGAAGCCTCGTTATTCCTGGGAACGGGCCTGGCAGTCCGCAGCCGCCAATCTTCGCCCTATGGTCGTCTATAATGCGCGGCACGCATGGCGCTCTCTTCCGGCACTAAGCTCGGTCCATACGAAATCGTCGACACCCTTGGCGCGGGTGGGATGGGCGAGGTGTATCGCGCCCGCGATACCCGCCTGGACCGCACCGTCGCGGTGAAGGTCCTGCCCTCGCATCTCTCCGCGGATCCGGAGCGCAAGCAGCGCTTCGAGCGCGAAGCCAGGGCCATCTCTTCCCTCCAGCATCCGCACATCTGCACCTTGCATGACGTAGGTTCGCAGGACGGCGTGGACTTCCTGGTGATGGAGCACCTGGAGGGGGAAACGCTGGCCGAGCGGCTGAAGAAGGGGGCGCTGCCGACGGAGCAGGTCTTGAAGATCGGCATGGAAGTAGCGGATGCGCTGGACAAGGCCCACCGGCAGGGCGTGGTGCATCGCGACCTGAAGCCGGGGAACATCATGCTGACCAAGTCGGGCTCGAAGCTCCTGGACTTCGGGCTGGCGAAGCCGGCGGGAACCACCCTGGCCTCGGGGACACTGGCCCAGGCCCTGACCGCGCCCAGCCCGGTGAGTCCGCTGAGCCCGACCACTCCACTGACGCAGCAAGGGACCATCGTGGGCACGTTCCAGTACATGTCCCCGGAGCAGGTGGAGGGGAAGGAAGCGGACGCGCGCACGGATATCTTCGCCTTGGGAGCAGTGCTGTACGAGATGGCGACGGGAAAGCGGGCGTTCGAGGGCAAGAGCCAGCTTTCGGTGGCGAGCGCGATTCTGGAGCGGGATCCGGAGCCGATTTCGCGGGTGCAGCCGCTGGCGCCGGCGGCACTGGAGCACGTCGTCAAGACCTGCCTGGCGAAAGATCCAGAAGACAGGTGGCAGAGCGCCGCCGATGTACGGCGACAACTGAAGTGGATATCCGAGGGCGGCTCCCAGGTCGGCGTCCCCGTGCCCGAGGCGCACGCACGGCGAATGAAGTTCCGCTTGGGCTGGGCGATCGCCGCAGTGGCGTCGTTGGCGGCCGTGGGCTTCGCCAGCGCCTACTTCCTGCTCGCCTCGCGGCCGGCACAGATCATTCACTCCCAGCTCCCAGCACCCGAGAAGGCCATCTTCGACTTCACCGGCGACCTTGGCGGGCCTCCCGTGCTCTCGCCCGATGGGAAACGCATCGTTTTCGCCGCGCACACTGCCGAGAGCCCCAAGGCGCTGTGGGTGCGCCAACTGGACAGCGACACAGCCCAGCACCTCGACGGGACCGACGGCGCCTACTTCCCTTTCTGGTCGGCGGACAGCCGCTTTGTCGGCTTTTTTGCCGACGGCAAGCTGAAGAAGATCCCCGCCGGCGGCGGACCTGTCACCACGCTGGCCGACGCCCCTAATGCCCGCGGCGGCGCTTGGGGAAAGGACGACGTCATCGTCTACACCCCCGACTTTCGCGAGGTTCTCTACAAGATCAGCGCTGCCGGCGGGCTTCCCGTGAAAGTCACTGAGATCGACTCCGTCAAGCACACCACCCACCGCTGGCCCTTCTTCCTGCCCGACGGGAAGCACTTCATCTACCTGG
Coding sequences:
- a CDS encoding sigma-70 family RNA polymerase sigma factor → MNAVTYCFVNAMESEASAIARGLRRRDPDLLDRLIEQYQHRLLRYLVCLSGSRELAEDLFQETWIRVLERGHQYDGKREFSTWLYAVARNLTIDYLRKKSPISLDGLVEDGGHAAFEPADTRPSAWERVAQLQQSERISAALVSIPAEYREAVVLRFQEELALEEIATITGAPLGTVKSRLYRALNMLLSRLKGTEA
- a CDS encoding protein kinase, with the protein product MALSSGTKLGPYEIVDTLGAGGMGEVYRARDTRLDRTVAVKVLPSHLSADPERKQRFEREARAISSLQHPHICTLHDVGSQDGVDFLVMEHLEGETLAERLKKGALPTEQVLKIGMEVADALDKAHRQGVVHRDLKPGNIMLTKSGSKLLDFGLAKPAGTTLASGTLAQALTAPSPVSPLSPTTPLTQQGTIVGTFQYMSPEQVEGKEADARTDIFALGAVLYEMATGKRAFEGKSQLSVASAILERDPEPISRVQPLAPAALEHVVKTCLAKDPEDRWQSAADVRRQLKWISEGGSQVGVPVPEAHARRMKFRLGWAIAAVASLAAVGFASAYFLLASRPAQIIHSQLPAPEKAIFDFTGDLGGPPVLSPDGKRIVFAAHTAESPKALWVRQLDSDTAQHLDGTDGAYFPFWSADSRFVGFFADGKLKKIPAGGGPVTTLADAPNARGGAWGKDDVIVYTPDFREVLYKISAAGGLPVKVTEIDSVKHTTHRWPFFLPDGKHFIYLATNHSGSSREANGIYFGSLDGKGSKQLVATEGAGQYASGYLLFQSQATLVAQPFNPSSGVLSGEPMPVAERVQYDSGIWRSLFTVSENGLLAYQGGSARLGTELVWFDRTGKQVGRVAERERYADPRLSPDGKRLAVTVGDPLANIWVFDLVRGTKTRLTFDNATHNYPSWSPDGSRIAFASFVGPFAGAGLGSSLHTKASNGTGQDELLLASEQGFGSSYPEFSPDGRYLVYQRASGPTGSSVWAVPVSGEKKPFPVAQPQSPQNAVFDQRISPDGRWLAYTSNDSGADEIYVTPFPAGGGRWQITTNGGDRVAWRGDGKELYYWGNDQMLTAVEVNPQGSEFQVGATKPLFRLSAPAVGMPYDVSSDGQRFLVNYLHEDSSTPLTLVVNWTTALKK